In one window of Vanrija pseudolonga chromosome 5, complete sequence DNA:
- the bag_1 gene encoding IgA FC receptor — MALNRTHSLLVEGGSGPVPSGAVAARQDLLARLESGAVGPIKAETLLDNYVNARRQDRWTRPAVSDDLERMEARIDPSLAPAFVAVRLAHTLGDSRALSRRGVSEQAAKSLELSRKRRQEQHPPSYSDSVGPLTMPGTPSTPTRPPLPTPPLQPPPPPPPMPTRDPPPPPPPTPPPPPSPRVSSPPPPPPPPRVSSPPPPPPPPSLSLITAPPPPRPPPPPPTLLSPLAPPETVPDETVVRLLTQLRIAENARRAVMDLYIASEGRCALLEARLRAAEKRLDACACGRSIR, encoded by the exons ATGGCTTTAAATCGGACCCACAGCCTCCTGGTCGAAGGCGGAAGCGGACCAGTGCCCTCCGGCGCAGTGGCGGCGCGACAAGACCTgctcgcgcggctcgagtcgggcgccgtcggcccgAT CAAGGCCGAGACGCTGCTAGATAACTATGTCaacgctcgccgccaagatCGGTGGACGCGCCCCGCGGTCTCGGATGACCTAGAGCGCATGGAAGCGAGG ATCGACCCGTCCCTCGCTCCGGcgttcgtcgccgtccgtcTAGCCCACACCCTCGGCGACTCGCGTGCCCTCTCCCGCCGAGGCGtgagcgagcaggccgcgAAGAGCCTCGAGCTCAGTCGGAAACGCAGGCAGGAGCAGCACCCGCCGTCATACTCTGACAGTGTGGGCCCCCTTACGATGCCGGgtacgccgagcacgccgacgcgcccgccgctgcctaCCCCTCcgctgcagccgccgcctcctccacccccgatgccgacgcgggatccgcccccacccccgccgccaacccctccgccgccgccctcgccgcgcgtgtcgtcccctccacccccgccgcccccgccgcgcgtgtcgtcccctccacccccgccgccgccgccttcgctCTCTCTTATCACTgccccgccacccccgcggccgccgccgcctcccccgaCGCTGTTGTccccgctggcgccgccggagACAGTGCCGGACGAGACCGTCGTCCGTCTCCTCACCCAGCTCCGCATCGCTGAGAACGCCCGCAGGGCCGTGATGGACCTGTACATCGCCTCTGAGGGACGGTGTGccctgctcgaggcgcggctCCGGGCCGCGGAGAAGAGATTAGACGCTTGTGCTTGTGGCAGGTCGATTAGATAG
- the CEQORH_0 gene encoding NADP-dependent oxidoreductase domain containing protein, producing MQKAICYTRYGGPEATSIVDVPKPTPRAGQVLIKTAAGGLNPLDYRVRLGDTRALIPATFPWIAGHELSGTVAALGDGVTTFAVGDEVMVRVGKRKEHTGALAQYVALPARIVARTPKNLPLVEAAGIPLAGLTALQLLDHLGVTAGDRLLITGGAGGVGLFAIQLAKLRGAHVTTTASSAGEVLVRSVGADEVIDYKATKLADIGTQFAKVFDCAGGDMNDLLAATADGGHIATIAGELTPSVLAGFDVSTFKRYLASAVLWYRSRGVVNAAAARGIHYQFYFMLPDGRQLQELSDLVSEGKLRVVVDSTYKFEDYAQAFARLESKRSKGKVVIEFPPA from the coding sequence ATGCAGAAGGCGATCTGCTACACGCGCTATGGCGGCCCCGAGGCCACGTCCATCGTCGACGTGCCGAAGCctacgccgcgcgccggccaggTGCTCATcaagacggcggcgggcgggctcaACCCGCTCGACTACCGCGTTCGGTTGGgggacacgcgcgcgctgatTCCGGCCACGTTTCCGTGGATTGCGGGCCACGAGCTGTCGGGCACAGTTGCGGCACTAGGGGACGGCGTCACGACTtttgccgtcggcgacgaggtcatggTGCGCGTCGGGAAGCGCAAGGAGCACaccggcgcgctggcgcagtACGTCGCGCTGCCGGCTCGCATCGTCGCGCGTACCCCGAAAAACCTcccgctcgtcgaggcggcaggTATCCCGCTTGCAGGCCTCACGgccctccagctcctcgaccactTGGGGGTCACGGCCGGCGACCGGCTGCTGATcacgggcggggcgggcggtgtCGGCCTGTTCGCcatccagctcgccaagctccgcggcgcgcatgtgacgaccacggcctcgtcggcgggcgaAGTACTCGTTCGCAgtgtcggcgcggacgaggtTATCGACTACAAGGCTACCAAGCTTGCGGACATTGGCACGCAGTTTGCCAAGGTGTTCGACTGTGCCGGCGGGGACATGAACGACCTGCTCGCTGCCACGGCGGACGGGGGGCACATCGCCACCATCGCGGGCGAGCTGACCCCGAGTGTGCTCGCCGGCTTCGACGTGTCAACCTTCAAGCGATACCTCGCCTCCGCGGTACTGTGGTACCGGAGCCGTGGCGTGGTtaacgccgccgccgcaagggGCATCCACTACCAGTTCTACTTTATGCTCCCCGACGGCCGCCAGCTGCAGGAGCTCTCCGATCTCGTGTCGGAGGGGAAGCTgcgcgtcgtggtggacTCGACATACAAGTTTGAGGACTACGCCCAGGCAttcgcgcgcctcgagagCAAGCGGTCGAAGGGCAAGGTCGTGATCGAGTTCCCGCCAGCGTGA
- the frc_1 gene encoding Formyl-CoA:oxalate CoA-transferase, protein MLAARRALQLRSVHTMATSRDSIAHAWLAAGLPESTLAAFTSPPGPQPTLPSSYKLGHLAQASIALAALGASQVQADRLGTPPAPVSVDTSAAAIAFKSDHFTRLDGERLPNPWGPIGGLHTVADGHVRIHDNFPHHCEGILQLLLCERRPADRAEVAEKIKSWGKVAFEDAAHDAGLCAYALRSEAEWAAEVQAEATLPLPEITRTGDGHHACPSFVAAPREVVARRPLAGLRVLELTRIIAGPVAGRTLAAYGADMLWITSLNLPDLPAVDRDVGRGKRTAQLDLDTEDGRAKLRELVAGADVFLQSYRPGSLAARGFGYDDVRAINPGIIYASLSAWGPHGPWANRRGFDSLVQTATGMNVSEAVAAGDANVVARPLPTQALDHGAGYFLAFGILAALHRRETEGGSYNVDVSLGGVQRWLAALGRLEDGFAVRDSAFEDADVQALLETRESGFGALNSTKHVGLIDGADVGPISTTSPARAPDRPKLEAKTLLIVYHSYTDGTRQMAQAAWEAATGVANEADVRFSVDPNDFGDAAQLPIQVQLVHAAEAEPEDLLNASSYIFATPENLASMSGVMKDFFDRCYYPCLDKLNGRAYAVLICAGSDGANALRQLDRIATGWRLRKAMDGTIVCTHAQAPERILATKTIPEADLKRCREVGEGMAEGLAMGVF, encoded by the exons ATGCTCGCAGCGCGGAGAGCTCTCCAGCTGCGCAGCGTACACACCATGGCTACGTCGCGCGACTCGATAGCGCACGCCTGGCTAGCGGCCGGGTTGCCGGAGAGCACCCTGGCGGCCTTCACATCCCCTCCTGGCCCCCAGCCCACGCTGCCATCAAGTTACAAGCTTGGCC ACCTCGCCCAAGCGTCCATAGCACTCGCagccctcggcgcgtcgcaAGTCCAAGCCGACAGGCTCGGcacgccccccgcccccgtctCGGTCGACACCTCCGCCGCAGCCATCGCATTCAAGTCGGACCACTTCAcgcggctcgacggcgaaCGCCTGCCCAACCCATGGGGACCTATTGGTGGCCTGCATaccgtcgccgacgggcaCGTTCGCATCCACGACAACTTCCCGCACCACTGCGAGGGTATCCTCCAGCTGCTCTTGTGCGAACGCCGCCCTGCtgaccgcgccgaggtggcggagAAGATCAAGAGCTGGGGCAAGGTCGCgttcgaggacgccgcgcaTGATGCCGGGCTGTGCGCGTACGCTCtccgcagcgaggccgagtgggccGCTGAggtgcaggccgaggcgacgctgccgctgcctgaGATCACGCGGACCGGCGACGGGCACCACGCGTGCCCGAGCTTTGTGGCTGCTCCACGCGAAGtggtcgcccgccgcccgctcgccggcctgcgcgtcctcgagctgaCCCGCATCATTGCTGGCCCGGTAGCAGGGCGCACGCTGGCCGCGTACGGTGCCGACATGCTGTGGATCACGTCGCTCAACCTGCCCGACCTGCCGGCTGTCGACCGCGACGTGGGGCGCGGGAAGCGgaccgcccagctcgacctcgacacaGAGGACGGCAGggccaagctgcgcgagctcgtggctggcgccgacgtgtTTCTGCAGTCGTACCGccctggctcgctcgccgcacgCGGGTTCGggtacgacgacgtgcgGGCAATCAACCCGGGGATCATCTATGCGTC GTTGTCTGCGTGGGGACCGCACGGGCCGTGGGCTAACCGCCGCGGCTTCGACAGCCTGGTACAGACGGCAACGGGGATGAACGTGTCCGAAGCAGTTGCGGCCGGGGACgccaacgtcgtcgcgcgcccgctgccgacccAAGCACTAGACCACGGCGCGGGCTACTTCCTTGCCTTTGGAATCCTTGCGGCTCTGCACCGCCGGGAGACCGAGGGCGGGAGCTACAACGTCGATgtcagcctcggcggcgtgcagcgctGGCTCGCGGCCTTGGGACGGCTCGAGGACGGGTTTGCCGTCCGCGACTCTGCATTCGAAGATGCCGACGTGCAGGCCCTCCTTGAGACCCGCGAGAGCGGGTTTGGGGCCCTCAACTCTACGAAGCACGTCGGGCTGattgacggcgccgatgtTGG GCCCATATCAACCAcgtcgcctgcgcgcgcgcccgaccgacccaagctcgaggccaaaACCCTGCTCATAGTCTACCACTCGTACACGGACGGGACACGACAGATGGCACAGGCGGCGtgggaggcggcgacgggcgtggccaacgaggccgacgtgcgGTTCTCCGTCGACCCGAACGACTttggcgacgcggcgcaaCTGCCCATCCAGGTGCAGCTCGTgcacgctgccgaggccgagcccgaggacctGCTCAACGCCTCGAGCTACATCTTCGCGACGCCCGAGAACCTCGCGTCCATGAGCGGCGTCATGAAGGATTTCTTCGACAGGTGCTACTACCCCTGCCTAGACAAGCTCAACGGGCGCGCATACGCTGTGCTCATCTgcgcgggcagcgacggGGCCAATGCGctccgccagctcgaccgcaTTGCGACCGGCTGGCGCCTCCGCAAGGCCATGGACGGGACGATTGTGTGCACGCACGCGCAGGCGCCAGAACGCATCCTCGCCACCAAGACGATCCCAGAGGCGGATTTGAAGCGCTGTCGTGAGGTCGGAGAGGGAATGGCTGAGGGGCTGGCAATGGGCGTTTTTTAA
- the mtr_22 gene encoding N amino acid transport system protein, with product MAPGDIEKTVSIGTEVTGTSYGNEKHAETAHVTGAEAGLDPIFESNFEVDPFHQQRDAKDDGDYVDFRTMGWFRAGLIATAENIALGILSFPSVFQRLGLAGGIITTLGLGTVAFLTAWIMVDFKVRHMGVMHFGDAGGVVFGKWGARIFGWGMVLKATGLAGSHVLVGQTAFDFMTNHAMCNVWWGFIVTIVSIVMSYNRQWHKLWWLSFVSLACIFVASFMNMIGVGIGRHSDKLTAQIAKKPVSYHAAPTHATLTDVLGAFTNIVFAYGGNMACFSFCSEMKKPNDFKKSFAMSQIVATISYIVVGTVIYCYGGDYTTSPAIGMLDHKLGIAAYAFAFVTIMVSGILGANVGIKYIYVTTLRNSPLLTSKSFKAQMYWMLMVAIMWIAGFILSELIPFFNPLLTIVSSLFSVWFVCGGAGFLWIYDNHPRFQKEGEKERAIDTPSKWFFYIFSLFVIAISCAITPLGLYSAGMSIKTGYSKGTFHHPFACAS from the exons ATGGCCCCAGGAGACATTGAGAAGACCGTGTCCATCGGCACCGAGGTCACCGGCACCTCGTACGGCAACGAGAAgcacgccgagacggcgcaCGTtactggcgccgaggccggcctcgaccccaTCTTCGAGTCCAActtcgaggtcgaccccTTCCACCAGCAGCGTgacgccaaggacgacggcgactaTGTCGACTTCCGTACCATGGGCTGGTTCCGCGCTGGTCTGATCGCCACTGCCGAG AACATTGCCCTCGGTATCCTCTCCTTCCCCTCCGTCTTCCAGCGTCTCGGTCTCGCCGGCGGTATCATCACcaccctcggcctcggcaccgtCGCCTTCCTGACTGCCTGGATCATGGTCGACTTCAAGGTCCGCCACATGGGTGTCATGCACTTTGGTGACGCTGGTGGTGTCGTGTTCGGCAAGTGGGGTGCGCGCATCTTTGGCTGGGGCATGGTTCTCAAG GCCACTGGTCTCGCCGGCTctcacgtcctcgtcggccagaCGGCCTTCGACTTCATGACCAACCACGCCATGTGCAACGTGTGGTGGGGCTTCATCGTCACCATTGTGTCCATCGTCATGTCGTACAACCGCCAGTGGCACAAGCTCTGGTGGCTCTCGTTTGTTTCCCTCGCCTGCATCTTCGTCGCGTCCTTCATGAACATGAttggcgtcggcatcggccgcCACTCGGACAAGCTCACGGCCCAAATCGCCAAGAAGCCCGTCTCGTACCACGCCGCGCCTACCCACGCGACCCTCACCGACGTCCTCGGTGCCTTCACCAACATTGTCTTTGCGTACGGCGGTAACATGGCCTGCTTCTCGTTCTGCTCCGAGATGAAGAAGCCCAACGACTTCAAGAAGTCGTTCGCCATGTCCCAGATCGTCGCTACCATCTCGTACATtgtcgtcggcaccgtcaTCTACTGCTACGGCGGCGACtacaccacctcgcccgccatCGGCATGCTCGACCACAAGCTCGGCATTGCCGCTTACGCCTTTGCCTTTGTCACCATCATGGTCTCGGGtatcctcggcgccaacgtcGGCATCAAGTACATCTACGTCACGACCCTCCGCAACTCGCCCCTCCTCACCTCCAAGTCGTTCAAGGCCCAGATGTACTGGATGCTCATGGTCGCCATCATGTGGATCGCCGGCTTCATCCTCTCCGAGCTCATCCCCTTCTTCAACCCCCTCCTCACCATCGTCTCTTCCCTCTTCTCCGTGTGGTTCGTCTGCGGTGGTGCCGGCTTCCTCTGGATCTACGACAACCACCCCCGCTTCcagaaggagggcgagaaggagcgtgCCATTGACACCCCTTCCAAGTGGTTCTTCTACATCTTCTCCCTCTTCGTCATTGCCATCTCGTGCGCCATCACGCCTCTCGGTCTCTACTCGGCCGGCATGAGCATCAAGACCGGCTACTCGAAGGGCACCTTCCACCACCCCTTCGCTTGCGCGTCGTAA
- the yfeX_1 gene encoding putative deferrochelatase/peroxidase YfeX, giving the protein MIPPGDLIQTVNGGTAYATFLTLVLAASTPLFNASSIAANVIGATNDLTRNVAVRSWSHNLAVTVGIGANAWDQLTGLPRPAELRPFEAINGSQYAPATPGDIFYHIRSDRPDLPFEFERQLIDQFNGSVKVQDKVTGFRYFDARALQGFVDGTSNPVGSLIDPATRVNGSIDPNGAGGSYLLTQKYSVNLDKWNQLPTDQQEKVFGRTKPDNIELPDQAPADQKPHKQLTTVIVNGTQHDIVRDNMPFGDPSEDEFGCFFIGYSAAVWVLQQMLDNMFIGVPPGKYDRLLDFTAAETGNYWFVPSLEMLLTIGGN; this is encoded by the coding sequence ATGATCCCCCCTGGCGACCTTATCCAGACCGTCAACGGCGGCACGGCCTACGCTACCTTCctcacgctcgtgctcgctgcctcgACCCCCCTCTTCAACGCCTCGTccatcgccgccaacgtGATCGGCGCCACCAACGACCTCACCCGCAACGTTGCCGTCCGCTCGTGGTCGCacaacctcgccgtcaccgtcgGCATTGGCGCCAACGCTTGGGACCAGCTCACCggcctcccccgccccgccgagctgcgcccCTTCGAGGCAATCAACGGGAGCCAGTACGCGCCCGCGACCCCAGGCGACATCTTCTACCACATCCGCTCGGACCGCCCCGACCTCCCCTTCGAGTTTGAGCGCCAGCTCATCGACCAGTTCAACGGCAGCGTCAAGGTCCAGGACAAGGTCACCGGCTTCCGCTACtttgacgcgcgcgcgctccaggGCTTCGTCGACGGCACGTCCAACCCCGTCGGCTCGCTCATCGACCCCGCCACCCGCGTCAACGGCAGCATCGACCCCAACGGCGCGGGTGGTAGCTACCTCCTCACGCAGAAGTACTCGGTCAACCTCGACAAGTGGAACCAGCTCCCCACCGACCAGCAGGAGAAGGTCTTTGGCCGCACCAAGCCCGACAACATTGAGCTCCCCGACCAGGCGCCCGCCGACCAGAAGCCCCACAAACAGCTCACGACGGTCATTGTCAACGGCACTCAGCACGACATTGTCCGCGACAACATGCCGTTTGGTGACCCTTCggaggacgagtttggcTGCTTCTTCATTGGCTATTCGGCCGCCGTGTGGGTCCTCCAGCAGATGCTCGACAACATGTTCATCGGCGTCCCACCCGGCAAGTAcgaccgcctcctcgacttcaccgcggccgagacgggcaACTATTGGTTCGTGCCGTCTCTCGAGATGCTTCTCACCATCGGCGGCAACTAG